A stretch of Paludisphaera borealis DNA encodes these proteins:
- a CDS encoding (Fe-S)-binding protein, which produces MRVSLFITCFNDTLFPGTGKAVVSLLDRLGCTVDFPMDQTCCGQMHYNTGYHREAIPLIRHFVEVFGDSEAVVSPSASCVSMVHEVYPKVAAELGDEKLQRDVAALIPRVFELTTFLVHKLKIDDVGAYFPHRVTFHPTCHSLRMLRIGDAPQRLLRKVRGIDLVELPSAEECCGFGGTFAVKNADTSIAMLSDKIRCVLDTGAEYCASADNSCLMHIGGGLHRQRAGVNPIHIAEILATTEQGMEGDGIAAAAATAERTERS; this is translated from the coding sequence ATGCGCGTTTCTTTGTTCATTACATGCTTTAATGATACGTTGTTCCCCGGCACGGGCAAGGCCGTCGTGAGCCTGCTCGATCGGCTCGGCTGCACGGTCGACTTCCCGATGGACCAGACGTGTTGCGGTCAGATGCACTACAACACGGGTTACCATCGTGAAGCGATCCCGCTGATCCGCCATTTCGTCGAGGTCTTCGGCGATTCCGAGGCCGTCGTGTCGCCGTCGGCCTCGTGCGTCAGCATGGTTCACGAGGTCTACCCCAAGGTCGCGGCCGAACTCGGCGACGAGAAGCTTCAGCGCGACGTCGCCGCCCTGATTCCGCGCGTGTTCGAGCTGACGACGTTCCTGGTGCATAAGCTGAAGATCGATGACGTCGGCGCGTACTTCCCGCACCGGGTGACGTTCCATCCGACCTGCCACTCGCTGCGGATGCTCCGGATCGGCGACGCGCCGCAACGGCTGCTCCGCAAGGTGCGGGGGATCGACCTGGTCGAGCTTCCGAGCGCCGAGGAGTGTTGCGGGTTCGGCGGCACGTTCGCCGTCAAGAACGCCGACACGTCGATCGCGATGCTCTCCGACAAGATCCGCTGCGTGCTCGACACCGGCGCCGAATACTGCGCGTCGGCCGACAACTCGTGCCTCATGCACATCGGCGGCGGCCTGCACCGCCAGCGCGCCGGGGTCAACCCGATCCACATCGCCGAGATCCTGGCCACGACGGAGCAGGGGATGGAAGGCGACGGCATCGCGGCAGCGGCGGCGACCGCCGAAAGGACCGAACGCTCATGA
- a CDS encoding transcriptional regulator, with protein sequence MTPPKPKHDEPTGRYAYEGLERIFHEKARLGIMTSLVTHSRGLIFSDLKELCQLTDGNLSRHLQILHEAGFVEIWKGFHKNRPQTLCRVTDGGRRRFLEYINVLETVVQDALKAAGSAAPNSNLAEGWSPV encoded by the coding sequence ATGACGCCGCCTAAACCGAAACACGACGAACCGACCGGCCGCTATGCGTACGAGGGCCTGGAGCGGATTTTCCACGAGAAGGCGCGGCTGGGGATCATGACCTCGCTGGTGACCCACTCGCGCGGGCTGATCTTCTCGGACCTCAAGGAGCTTTGCCAGCTTACCGACGGCAACCTCAGCCGCCACCTCCAGATCCTTCACGAGGCGGGCTTCGTCGAGATCTGGAAGGGGTTCCACAAGAACCGCCCGCAGACGCTTTGTCGCGTCACCGACGGCGGCCGTCGGCGGTTCCTTGAATACATCAACGTCCTTGAAACAGTCGTTCAAGACGCGCTCAAGGCGGCCGGGAGCGCCGCGCCGAATTCCAATCTCGCCGAGGGCTGGTCGCCCGTCTGA
- a CDS encoding hemolysin family protein, with translation MDTSHFFIISGLILINAYFVAAEFALVKVRTSQIEQLAEQGNWAAKLTSKALDKLDLYLSASQIGITVASLALGRAIEVWVDPVVANALSLIGVGHARVAVWGISIGLVPIASLSLVTFLHMALGEQAPKSLAIRASKIVALITAPPLVLLAYVFWPVIWLLNTASNLTLVLVGLGSTNAEEVSHTEEELKHILAESVEGGHLSRSERIMIENVLNLEEKTARRVMIPRPDIVYLSLARPLEENLRLARQAGHTRFPLCEDDLTSVIGMIHVKDVFRSGNGHNGRIDLRQLARKAPYLPVTLRLDQLLLEFQRNRVHLAMLLDEYGSVVGMVTLENVLEELVGPIQDEFDRETPDVTPLGDGVFEVEASCPLDRLAETVGLEIPETDAETTGGLILDLLGRLAHPGDYVDLSGHRLTVVRADPTRVRKIRIEPLKPDEASFERRSAENP, from the coding sequence ATGGACACGTCACATTTTTTCATCATCTCCGGCTTGATCCTGATCAACGCCTATTTCGTCGCCGCCGAGTTCGCTCTGGTCAAGGTCCGGACCAGCCAGATCGAGCAACTCGCGGAGCAGGGCAACTGGGCTGCGAAGCTCACCAGCAAGGCCCTGGACAAGCTCGACCTCTATCTCTCAGCCTCCCAGATCGGCATCACGGTCGCGAGCCTGGCGCTCGGGCGGGCGATCGAGGTCTGGGTCGACCCCGTGGTCGCGAACGCGCTCAGCCTGATCGGCGTGGGGCACGCGCGGGTCGCCGTCTGGGGGATCTCGATCGGTCTCGTGCCGATCGCCTCGCTGAGCCTGGTGACGTTCTTGCACATGGCGCTCGGCGAGCAGGCCCCCAAGAGCCTGGCGATCCGCGCGTCGAAGATCGTGGCGCTCATCACCGCACCGCCGCTGGTTCTGCTGGCCTACGTTTTCTGGCCGGTCATCTGGCTCTTGAACACCGCGAGCAATCTGACGCTCGTGCTGGTGGGGCTCGGATCGACCAACGCCGAAGAGGTGTCGCACACGGAAGAGGAACTCAAGCACATCCTCGCCGAGAGCGTCGAAGGGGGACACCTCTCCCGCAGCGAACGGATCATGATCGAGAACGTCCTGAATCTCGAAGAGAAGACCGCGCGACGGGTGATGATCCCTCGGCCCGACATCGTCTATCTCAGCCTGGCCCGGCCGCTCGAAGAGAACCTCCGGCTGGCGCGTCAGGCCGGCCATACGCGGTTTCCGCTCTGCGAGGACGATCTGACGTCGGTCATCGGCATGATCCACGTCAAGGACGTCTTCCGCAGCGGCAACGGCCACAACGGCCGGATCGACCTCCGCCAGCTCGCCCGCAAGGCGCCGTACCTGCCGGTCACGCTGCGTCTCGACCAGCTCTTGCTGGAATTCCAGCGCAATCGCGTCCACCTCGCCATGCTGCTCGACGAGTACGGCAGCGTCGTCGGCATGGTGACGCTCGAAAACGTGCTCGAAGAGCTGGTCGGGCCGATCCAGGACGAGTTCGACCGCGAGACGCCCGACGTCACGCCGCTGGGCGACGGCGTCTTCGAGGTCGAAGCGTCGTGCCCGCTCGACCGACTGGCCGAGACCGTCGGCCTCGAAATCCCCGAGACCGACGCCGAGACGACCGGCGGGCTGATCCTCGACCTCCTCGGCCGGCTCGCCCACCCCGGCGACTACGTCGACCTGAGCGGCCACCGGCTCACCGTCGTCCGGGCCGATCCCACCCGCGTCCGCAAGATCCGCATCGAACCGCTCAAGCCCGACGAGGCGTCGTTCGAACGACGATCCGCCGAGAACCCTTGA
- a CDS encoding DUF5343 domain-containing protein, which translates to MADVLVPRSFPVLPVKHWWILRDRFRRSIPGTVSANYLSTVLAMTEQSAQANIIPSLRTTGLIDESGKPTDLARKWRDDAQYTQVCKIILDRVYPEELRDIGSDENVDRVQIGRWFANHTGGGEALIRKYSAFYITLCEADLSKGKASDNNKEQSTKTTKNGALKKNTTGKAGVKDHQPDTETAREAHVNTLTEQKPRHSRQPDIHLNIQVHISSDATPDQIDQIFSSMAKHLYNRGDVSERG; encoded by the coding sequence ATGGCCGACGTGCTAGTTCCACGATCATTCCCGGTTCTGCCGGTTAAACATTGGTGGATCCTACGGGATAGATTTCGCAGATCCATCCCAGGGACCGTTAGCGCAAACTATCTATCGACCGTGCTGGCGATGACTGAACAATCAGCTCAGGCCAATATCATTCCGAGTCTCCGAACGACTGGGCTGATTGATGAAAGCGGAAAACCAACCGATTTGGCGAGGAAGTGGCGGGACGACGCGCAATATACTCAGGTTTGCAAAATCATACTTGATCGCGTGTATCCCGAAGAACTACGTGACATTGGATCTGATGAGAATGTGGATCGCGTTCAGATCGGAAGGTGGTTTGCCAACCACACGGGAGGAGGGGAGGCACTGATTCGCAAATACTCCGCATTCTACATCACGCTCTGTGAGGCGGACTTGAGCAAGGGCAAAGCAAGCGACAACAACAAAGAACAATCTACCAAGACGACGAAAAACGGGGCACTTAAGAAAAACACAACTGGCAAAGCAGGCGTGAAAGACCACCAACCCGACACGGAGACAGCTCGGGAGGCTCACGTCAATACTCTCACCGAACAGAAGCCCCGGCACTCCCGTCAGCCCGACATTCACTTGAACATTCAGGTTCACATCTCATCCGATGCCACTCCCGATCAGATTGACCAGATCTTCTCTAGCATGGCCAAGCATCTATACAATAGGGGCGATGTAAGTGAACGCGGATAA
- a CDS encoding heme-binding protein, whose protein sequence is MTSRAIPRILLAVQAITFSIATAAIAQERLVERPATAGVRDAAGMFSEDSVRQAGESLRKFARESGVVAVVETVANLNGEAIDEAAIRMARRSAIKGIFILVAKKEMKIEVLASRQFHDAFSRETLHGVRTAFTEGFRKNDFDRGLREGVAVIGAAVATAKAEKKLPAIEAPVDDVGPVVAIKAEHPPSALVARNQVKLTLEGARAIVEAAERQAAAMNLKSNIAVVDDGGHLLSFDRMNGARPASGYTAITKAVTAATFRQPTGPIPAGAANPDPILNIGMQNAATASGGKITTLRGGEPVIIDGQVIGGVGVGGGTGEQDAEVARAGIDAFLKQLASPEPSKGEKKKDEPPSNAVKD, encoded by the coding sequence ATGACTTCGCGAGCCATACCCCGAATCCTTCTGGCCGTCCAGGCGATCACGTTCTCGATCGCGACGGCGGCGATTGCGCAAGAGCGGCTCGTGGAGCGGCCGGCGACGGCCGGTGTTCGCGACGCGGCCGGGATGTTTTCCGAAGACTCGGTCCGTCAGGCCGGTGAGTCGCTCCGCAAATTCGCCCGCGAGTCGGGCGTGGTCGCCGTCGTCGAGACCGTCGCCAACCTGAACGGCGAGGCGATCGACGAGGCCGCGATCCGCATGGCCCGGCGATCAGCCATCAAGGGGATCTTCATCCTGGTCGCCAAGAAGGAGATGAAGATCGAAGTTCTGGCCTCGCGCCAGTTTCACGACGCCTTCTCGCGCGAAACGCTCCACGGCGTCCGCACGGCGTTCACCGAGGGCTTTCGCAAGAACGATTTCGATCGCGGCCTCCGCGAAGGGGTCGCCGTGATCGGAGCGGCCGTCGCGACCGCCAAGGCCGAAAAGAAGTTGCCGGCGATCGAGGCCCCCGTCGATGACGTCGGCCCGGTCGTCGCGATCAAGGCCGAGCATCCCCCATCGGCCCTCGTCGCTCGCAACCAGGTCAAGCTGACGCTCGAAGGCGCGCGGGCGATCGTCGAGGCGGCCGAGCGGCAAGCGGCGGCGATGAACCTGAAATCGAACATCGCGGTCGTCGACGACGGCGGCCACCTGCTGAGCTTCGACCGGATGAACGGAGCGCGGCCGGCGAGCGGCTACACGGCGATCACCAAGGCGGTCACCGCCGCCACGTTCCGCCAGCCGACCGGTCCGATCCCGGCCGGCGCGGCCAACCCCGACCCGATCCTGAACATCGGCATGCAAAACGCCGCGACCGCCAGCGGCGGCAAAATCACCACACTCCGTGGCGGCGAGCCCGTCATCATCGACGGCCAGGTGATCGGCGGCGTCGGAGTCGGCGGCGGCACCGGCGAGCAAGACGCCGAGGTCGCCCGCGCGGGAATCGACGCCTTCCTCAAACAACTCGCCTCGCCCGAGCCTTCGAAGGGAGAGAAGAAGAAGGACGAACCGCCGTCGAACGCGGTCAAGGATTGA
- a CDS encoding DoxX family protein, protein MLRIAIGWHFLTEGLEKYDSTLHGTQPFSAEIYLRNANGPFAPYFRGMLPDVNGLALLDPDRLKAGWAAEVERIGRHYDFDEEQEIRAKKLLEESETWADYWFNNHDNDELRRKYYRDLAAVQAVERNPKAMSFERERAWEGRRTVDVDRRTVTGPLVARGKQLEEWVVGIATAEQKNALLSRFDYGFIKSALAPLGLDDDFDAWRVRRATYHPPSTTLDFANSLTMYGLILMGACLILGLFTPFSSLCAAAFLAMIYLSMPPWPGTPPNPKAEGHYWIVNKNLIELIACLLIASTASGHWFGLDALFFGARRRRRLARRFGLIDDADAASSTKTKRDVLTV, encoded by the coding sequence TTGCTTCGCATCGCCATCGGCTGGCACTTCCTCACCGAGGGGCTTGAAAAGTACGACTCGACGCTCCACGGCACGCAGCCGTTTTCGGCCGAGATCTATCTGCGAAATGCGAACGGGCCGTTCGCTCCCTATTTCCGGGGCATGCTGCCCGACGTCAACGGCCTGGCCTTGCTCGATCCGGACCGCCTCAAGGCCGGGTGGGCGGCCGAGGTCGAGCGGATCGGCCGTCATTACGACTTCGACGAGGAGCAGGAGATCCGGGCCAAGAAGCTCCTCGAAGAGAGCGAGACCTGGGCCGACTACTGGTTCAACAACCACGACAACGACGAGCTGCGGCGGAAATACTACCGCGACCTGGCCGCCGTCCAGGCGGTCGAGCGCAATCCCAAGGCGATGTCGTTCGAGCGCGAGCGCGCCTGGGAAGGACGCCGCACGGTCGACGTCGACCGCAGGACGGTCACTGGGCCGCTCGTCGCCCGGGGCAAGCAGCTCGAAGAGTGGGTCGTCGGGATCGCCACGGCCGAACAGAAGAACGCTCTGCTGTCGCGATTCGATTACGGCTTCATCAAGAGCGCCCTCGCGCCGCTGGGCCTTGACGACGACTTCGACGCCTGGCGCGTCCGTCGCGCCACGTACCATCCCCCGTCGACCACGCTGGATTTCGCCAATTCGCTGACGATGTACGGCCTGATCCTGATGGGCGCCTGTCTGATCCTGGGATTGTTCACGCCGTTCTCGTCGCTCTGCGCCGCGGCGTTCCTGGCGATGATTTACCTGTCGATGCCCCCCTGGCCGGGTACGCCTCCCAACCCCAAGGCCGAGGGGCACTACTGGATCGTCAACAAGAACCTGATCGAGCTGATCGCCTGCCTGTTGATCGCGTCGACGGCTTCGGGCCACTGGTTCGGTCTCGACGCCCTGTTCTTCGGCGCCCGCCGTCGCCGTCGGCTGGCCCGCCGATTCGGGCTCATCGACGACGCTGACGCGGCCTCGTCGACCAAGACGAAGCGCGACGTTCTAACGGTCTGA
- a CDS encoding LutB/LldF family L-lactate oxidation iron-sulfur protein, whose product MSRDVDPLPTHGPAFPFQDAARLSLGDVQLRHNMGKATTTIRAKRAKAVEEMPDWEALREAGRAIKERTLRHLDHYLVELEKAVTRAGGHVHWAADAAEANQIITGLVKGHGANEVVKIKSLTTDELGLNEALAEVGVTAYETDLAELIIQLAGERSSHILVPAIHKNRAEIRELFRRRLENTEGLTDEPRDLAAAARTHLRKKFLNVPVAISGANFGVAESGTICIVESEGNGRMCLTLPRVLISVMGIEKLVPTWQDLEVYLQTLPRSSTAERMNPYTSFWTGVAPDGDGPDEFHLVLLDNGRTQVLADQVGRQALYCIRCSACLNICPVYERTGGHAYNSVYPGPIGAILTPQLVGVHNAGSLPYASSLCGACYDVCPVKINIPEVLVHLRGEVVRHKQESMSGRLAPEAMAMKTLGKVFASPKRYERMQKLGRFGQRLMVKHGMIESLPGYLGGWTAVRDVYPVAQQTFREWWRDRKPEPKLPPREETRP is encoded by the coding sequence ATGTCGCGCGACGTCGACCCGCTGCCGACGCACGGGCCGGCCTTTCCGTTCCAGGACGCCGCGCGGCTGTCGCTGGGCGACGTCCAGCTTCGCCACAACATGGGCAAGGCCACGACGACCATCCGCGCCAAGCGGGCCAAGGCCGTCGAGGAGATGCCCGACTGGGAAGCCCTCCGCGAAGCCGGCCGGGCGATCAAGGAGCGCACGCTCCGCCATCTCGACCACTACCTCGTCGAGCTGGAAAAGGCCGTCACGCGGGCCGGCGGACACGTCCACTGGGCGGCCGACGCCGCCGAGGCGAACCAGATCATCACCGGCCTCGTCAAGGGCCACGGCGCGAACGAGGTGGTCAAGATCAAGTCGCTGACGACCGACGAGCTGGGCCTCAACGAGGCGCTCGCGGAAGTCGGCGTGACCGCTTATGAGACCGACCTCGCCGAGCTGATCATTCAGCTCGCCGGCGAGCGGTCGTCGCACATCCTCGTCCCTGCCATCCACAAGAACCGGGCCGAGATCCGCGAGCTGTTCCGCCGCCGGCTCGAAAACACCGAGGGCCTGACCGACGAGCCCCGCGACCTCGCCGCCGCCGCCCGGACGCACTTGCGGAAGAAGTTCCTGAACGTCCCGGTCGCGATCAGCGGGGCGAACTTCGGCGTCGCCGAGAGCGGCACGATCTGCATCGTCGAGTCGGAAGGCAACGGCCGGATGTGCCTGACCCTCCCACGCGTCTTGATCTCCGTCATGGGGATCGAGAAGCTCGTGCCGACCTGGCAAGACCTGGAAGTCTATCTCCAGACCCTGCCGCGCTCGAGCACCGCCGAGCGGATGAACCCGTACACGTCGTTCTGGACGGGCGTCGCCCCCGATGGCGACGGCCCCGACGAGTTCCACCTGGTCCTCCTGGACAACGGCCGGACCCAGGTGCTGGCCGACCAGGTCGGCCGTCAGGCGCTCTACTGCATCCGCTGCTCGGCCTGCCTCAACATCTGCCCGGTCTACGAACGGACGGGCGGCCATGCATACAACTCAGTTTATCCCGGACCGATCGGCGCCATCCTGACGCCCCAGCTCGTGGGCGTCCATAACGCCGGCTCGCTGCCGTACGCCTCGTCGCTCTGCGGCGCGTGTTACGACGTCTGCCCGGTGAAGATCAATATCCCGGAAGTCCTCGTCCACCTGCGCGGCGAGGTCGTCAGGCATAAACAAGAGTCGATGAGCGGCCGGCTCGCCCCCGAGGCGATGGCGATGAAGACGCTCGGCAAGGTTTTCGCATCGCCCAAGCGCTACGAGCGGATGCAGAAGCTCGGGCGGTTCGGCCAGCGGCTGATGGTGAAGCACGGGATGATCGAGAGCCTGCCGGGATACCTCGGCGGCTGGACGGCCGTCCGCGACGTCTACCCCGTGGCCCAGCAGACCTTCCGCGAATGGTGGCGCGATCGCAAGCCCGAACCCAAGCTTCCCCCGCGCGAGGAGACCCGTCCGTGA
- a CDS encoding LutC/YkgG family protein codes for MSQSRETILGRIRTALKDVPTAEKPEDVKVERSYLTIDPSPRAAMIHQFIERVGEYRAKVKTTTADDLPRAIAESCAAQGIQKLVIPADLPEGWVPAGLTLVREPGLTIDQLEHSDGVLTACALGIAQTGTVVLDSGPGQGRRAITLLPDYHLCVIFEHQVVGLVPEAVAKLQAAAASPDRPITFISGPSATSDIELNRVEGVHGPRTLEVIVVMSQEHDPD; via the coding sequence GTGAGCCAGTCGCGAGAAACCATCCTCGGCCGCATTCGCACGGCCCTGAAGGACGTTCCCACCGCCGAGAAACCCGAAGACGTGAAGGTCGAGCGGTCGTACCTCACGATCGACCCGTCGCCGCGCGCCGCGATGATCCACCAGTTCATCGAACGCGTGGGCGAATACCGGGCAAAGGTGAAGACGACGACCGCCGACGACCTGCCGCGCGCCATCGCCGAATCGTGCGCCGCGCAGGGGATTCAAAAGCTCGTGATCCCGGCCGACCTCCCCGAAGGTTGGGTGCCGGCCGGCTTGACGCTCGTCCGCGAGCCGGGCCTGACCATCGACCAGCTCGAACACAGCGACGGCGTCCTGACCGCCTGCGCCCTGGGGATCGCCCAGACGGGGACCGTCGTCCTCGACAGCGGCCCCGGCCAGGGCCGCCGCGCGATCACGCTCCTGCCCGACTACCACCTCTGTGTGATCTTCGAGCACCAGGTCGTCGGCCTCGTCCCCGAAGCGGTCGCCAAACTTCAAGCCGCCGCCGCGTCCCCCGATCGCCCGATCACGTTCATCTCGGGACCGTCGGCCACCTCCGATATCGAACTCAACCGCGTCGAAGGCGTCCACGGCCCGCGCACTCTTGAGGTAATCGTGGTGATGTCGCAAGAGCATGATCCAGATTAG
- a CDS encoding Npun_F5749 family FMN-dependent PPOX-type flavoprotein: MPDELWRPSLDLALHRNRRSPQLRFVQLATVRLDGRPAIRTVVFRGFLGESRTLLFTTDARSAKRAEIEHKPDAEICWYFPETREQFRLSGVVRLVDCSTADASLREARCETWQALSEATRLSFTWPAPGEPRDARIAFSTIPPDPDTPLDHFALMVFSAREVDHLEIDGDPQHRWKYFADERGRWSGIEVNP, from the coding sequence ATGCCGGATGAACTGTGGCGGCCCTCGCTCGATCTGGCGCTGCATCGGAACCGCCGATCGCCCCAGTTGCGGTTCGTCCAGCTTGCGACGGTCCGACTCGACGGCCGTCCCGCGATCCGGACCGTCGTGTTCCGAGGCTTCCTCGGCGAGTCGCGGACGCTGCTCTTCACGACCGACGCCCGAAGCGCCAAGCGGGCCGAGATCGAGCACAAGCCGGACGCCGAGATCTGCTGGTACTTTCCCGAGACCCGCGAACAGTTCCGGTTGTCCGGCGTCGTCCGCCTGGTCGACTGCTCGACGGCCGATGCGAGCCTCCGCGAAGCTCGTTGTGAAACCTGGCAGGCGCTCTCTGAAGCCACTCGATTGAGCTTCACCTGGCCCGCTCCGGGCGAGCCGCGCGATGCTCGGATCGCCTTCTCGACGATCCCGCCGGACCCCGATACGCCGCTGGATCACTTCGCGCTGATGGTCTTCTCGGCGCGCGAGGTCGACCACCTCGAAATCGACGGCGATCCCCAGCACCGCTGGAAATACTTCGCCGATGAGCGCGGCCGCTGGTCGGGGATCGAAGTCAATCCTTGA
- a CDS encoding Gfo/Idh/MocA family protein, whose amino-acid sequence MTNLTPEQRLMGRENADRALGVSRRDWLIAASATPAIAGYYFGYKGLGEKPPVKAAIIGTGDEGCQAMIRFHNRDYMNFVGFCDIRPTQQERAVKEFTNHKQYSEADVRKLKQYKSKEEMYKDPEVEVVVIALPLWLHAPVAIEAMKAGKHVFTEKLMAHSVAECKEMCRVARETNKLLAVGHQRHYSALYDNANFLLSSGVLGDVRHIRALWHRNNAQPLVAKDKDGQPLYDPATGLPQYVHDEKGNLVYRDSWKRQYPDKDTGIDYAAYGYKSLDELINWRLYKRTGAGIMAELGSHQLDACSIFLGKQHPLAVTGVGGTYFYKDGREADDHVFTIFEFPGQTEKDKIVVTYSSINTNAFDGYGEMVMGSKGTMIVATEKEILLYKEAGAAFASRTTSVTVDTQNKKPVLETSPSTAGPSAATAIGALATADPSRGYREELEHFAYCIRHGDASNYHADKDHQPRCRGEVALADAVIALTTNIAMHENRRIEFDPKWFDYTSDAVPDGSGSIAKG is encoded by the coding sequence ATGACCAATCTGACCCCCGAACAGCGCCTGATGGGCCGAGAGAACGCGGACCGGGCTCTTGGCGTCTCGCGACGCGACTGGCTGATCGCGGCGTCCGCGACCCCGGCGATCGCCGGCTACTACTTCGGCTACAAGGGCCTTGGCGAGAAGCCGCCGGTCAAGGCGGCGATCATCGGCACCGGCGACGAAGGCTGCCAGGCGATGATCCGGTTCCACAACCGCGACTACATGAACTTCGTCGGCTTCTGCGACATCCGGCCGACCCAGCAGGAACGCGCGGTCAAGGAGTTCACGAACCACAAGCAGTACTCCGAGGCCGACGTCCGCAAGCTCAAGCAGTACAAGTCCAAGGAGGAGATGTACAAGGACCCTGAGGTCGAGGTGGTCGTCATCGCCCTCCCCTTGTGGCTGCACGCGCCGGTCGCCATCGAGGCGATGAAGGCCGGCAAGCACGTCTTCACCGAGAAGCTGATGGCGCACTCGGTGGCCGAGTGCAAGGAGATGTGCCGGGTCGCCCGCGAGACCAACAAGCTGCTGGCCGTCGGCCACCAGCGCCATTACTCGGCCCTGTACGACAACGCCAACTTCCTGCTCTCCAGCGGCGTGCTCGGCGACGTCCGCCACATCCGCGCCCTCTGGCACCGCAACAACGCCCAGCCGCTCGTGGCCAAGGACAAGGACGGCCAGCCCCTCTACGATCCGGCGACCGGGCTTCCCCAGTACGTCCACGACGAGAAGGGGAACCTCGTCTATCGCGATAGCTGGAAGCGCCAGTATCCCGATAAGGACACGGGGATCGACTACGCGGCGTACGGCTACAAGAGCCTGGACGAGCTGATCAACTGGCGGCTCTACAAGCGCACCGGGGCCGGCATCATGGCCGAACTGGGGAGCCACCAGCTCGACGCCTGCTCGATCTTCCTCGGCAAGCAGCACCCGCTAGCCGTCACCGGCGTCGGCGGCACGTACTTCTACAAGGACGGTCGCGAGGCTGACGACCACGTCTTCACGATCTTCGAGTTCCCCGGCCAGACCGAGAAGGACAAGATCGTCGTCACCTACTCGTCGATCAACACGAACGCGTTCGACGGCTACGGCGAGATGGTCATGGGCTCGAAGGGGACGATGATCGTCGCCACGGAGAAGGAGATTCTTCTCTACAAGGAAGCCGGCGCGGCGTTCGCCTCGCGAACGACGAGCGTGACGGTCGACACGCAGAACAAGAAGCCGGTGCTCGAAACCAGCCCCAGCACCGCCGGCCCGAGCGCCGCGACGGCCATCGGCGCCCTGGCGACCGCCGACCCCTCGCGCGGTTATCGCGAGGAGCTGGAGCACTTCGCCTACTGCATCCGCCACGGCGACGCGTCCAACTACCACGCCGACAAGGACCACCAGCCGCGCTGCCGCGGCGAAGTCGCCCTCGCCGACGCCGTCATCGCGCTGACCACCAACATCGCCATGCACGAAAACCGCCGGATCGAGTTCGACCCCAAGTGGTTCGACTACACCTCCGACGCCGTCCCCGACGGCTCCGGCTCGATCGCCAAGGGCTGA